In a genomic window of Streptomyces pristinaespiralis:
- a CDS encoding ABC transporter permease: protein MPDNTAKSPVLSRLGGAVRWDSSVGVLLVVLLICSFSFVENFGNALNVSFLIGNTLPIALIALPMAMLVVSGEVDLSVASTAGLSSAVMGALWNAGMAIETIIPLCLLLGVVCGLINGLLVTRLGLPSLAVTIGTLAAYRGIAQIVLGSDSVTDFPAQYLDFGAGRFGDTFLPYAVVPFVVLLAIAVVLLHATPVGRSLFAIGASEEAARFAGVRVKRLKLAMFVSTGAIAALTGVFWTLHYASARYDNATGLELSVIAAVLLGGIDFDGGKGTIGGAIAGVFLLGTLQNVMSLLNVSAQSQIVATGVLLVISVLAPRIGRQVAQARARRRTAASPPLTAPSS, encoded by the coding sequence ATGCCTGACAACACCGCCAAGTCCCCCGTCCTCTCCCGCCTCGGCGGGGCGGTGCGCTGGGACAGTTCGGTCGGCGTGCTGCTGGTCGTCCTGCTGATCTGTTCGTTCTCCTTCGTCGAGAACTTCGGCAACGCGCTGAACGTGTCCTTCCTCATCGGCAACACCCTGCCCATCGCCCTGATCGCGCTGCCGATGGCGATGCTCGTGGTGTCCGGAGAGGTGGACCTCTCCGTGGCCTCCACCGCCGGCCTGTCCAGCGCGGTGATGGGCGCCCTGTGGAACGCGGGCATGGCGATCGAGACGATCATCCCGTTGTGTCTCCTACTCGGAGTGGTGTGCGGTCTGATCAACGGACTCCTCGTCACCCGGCTCGGCCTGCCGTCGCTGGCCGTCACCATCGGCACGCTCGCCGCGTACCGGGGCATCGCGCAGATCGTTCTCGGTTCCGACTCGGTGACCGACTTCCCGGCGCAGTACCTCGACTTCGGAGCGGGGCGGTTCGGGGACACCTTCCTCCCGTACGCCGTCGTCCCCTTCGTCGTGCTGCTGGCGATCGCCGTCGTCCTCCTGCACGCCACGCCCGTCGGACGCTCCCTGTTCGCGATCGGCGCTTCCGAAGAGGCGGCCCGCTTCGCCGGCGTCCGGGTCAAGCGGCTCAAGCTGGCCATGTTCGTGTCCACGGGCGCGATCGCCGCTCTCACCGGAGTCTTCTGGACCCTGCACTACGCCAGTGCCCGCTACGACAACGCCACCGGGCTCGAACTGTCCGTGATCGCCGCCGTGCTGCTCGGTGGTATCGACTTCGACGGCGGCAAGGGCACGATCGGCGGCGCCATCGCCGGAGTGTTCCTGCTCGGCACGCTGCAGAACGTCATGAGCCTGCTCAACGTCTCCGCCCAGTCCCAGATCGTGGCCACCGGGGTCCTGCTGGTGATCTCCGTGCTCGCTCCC
- a CDS encoding ABC transporter permease: MTMTVEPVRQEVAPESVAARRLVDKMFKARELAVVAVLVLMLGATQLSNGEFLSQQGIKDLMLNATILVLVAVGQAMVVITRNVDLSVGSVLGISAFAAGLYLQDGGHPLLAVLLAVGLGALFGVLNGALVSLGKVPALVVTLGTLYIIRGIDSIWVGSRQITASDLPDAFVDFGHDGISVVPYLALLSLAVLVVVAYFLRGYRSGRDMYALGSNPEAARLAGVPVRTRIMTAYVVCGALAGLAGALYLARFGNVDSNTGNGYELIVVSAVVVGGVAFTGGSGSVYGAALGALLLTSINSVLPALGVSSVWVTAINGFLLLLAIAVDRILALRVAGALRKKAAQTRSARHA; the protein is encoded by the coding sequence ATGACCATGACGGTCGAGCCGGTGCGACAGGAGGTCGCGCCCGAGTCCGTCGCCGCACGGCGGCTCGTGGACAAGATGTTCAAGGCACGCGAGCTGGCGGTCGTCGCCGTGCTGGTGCTCATGCTGGGCGCCACGCAGCTGTCCAACGGCGAGTTCCTGTCGCAGCAGGGCATCAAGGACCTGATGCTCAACGCGACCATCCTGGTGCTGGTCGCGGTCGGCCAGGCGATGGTGGTGATCACCCGCAACGTCGACCTGTCGGTCGGCTCGGTGCTGGGCATCTCCGCCTTCGCCGCGGGCCTCTATCTCCAGGACGGCGGCCACCCGCTCCTCGCGGTCCTGCTGGCCGTGGGCCTCGGCGCGCTCTTCGGCGTGCTCAACGGGGCGCTGGTGAGTCTGGGCAAGGTGCCGGCGCTGGTGGTGACCCTGGGCACCCTCTACATCATCCGCGGCATCGACTCGATCTGGGTCGGTTCCCGCCAGATCACCGCGAGCGATCTGCCCGACGCCTTCGTGGACTTCGGCCACGACGGTATCTCGGTGGTGCCCTACCTCGCGCTGCTCAGCCTGGCCGTCCTGGTCGTCGTGGCCTACTTCCTCCGCGGCTACCGCAGCGGACGGGACATGTACGCCCTCGGGTCGAACCCGGAGGCCGCGCGGCTCGCCGGCGTCCCGGTCCGGACCCGCATCATGACCGCCTACGTGGTCTGCGGCGCCCTCGCCGGACTCGCCGGCGCCCTGTACCTCGCCCGGTTCGGCAACGTCGACTCCAACACGGGCAACGGGTACGAGCTCATCGTGGTCAGCGCCGTCGTCGTCGGCGGCGTCGCCTTCACCGGCGGATCCGGCTCGGTCTACGGCGCCGCGCTGGGCGCCCTGCTGCTGACGTCCATCAACAGTGTGCTCCCGGCCCTGGGCGTGAGTTCGGTATGGGTCACCGCCATCAACGGCTTCCTGCTCCTGCTGGCCATCGCCGTCGACCGGATCCTGGCGCTGCGGGTGGCCGGCGCCCTGCGCAAGAAGGCCGCACAGACGAGGAGTGCCCGCCATGCCTGA
- a CDS encoding sugar ABC transporter ATP-binding protein, whose product MTHPEPETTPVLALEGVSKAFGAVRALRDVSLRLYAGEAHALAGENGAGKSTLIKTLAGVHRPDTGTVLLDGKPVDFHSPADARDAGIAVIYQEPTLFPDLSVAENIFIGRQPRRSLGRVDHRAVRKAAADLFARLGVALDPDQPARGLSIADQQLVEIAKALSFDARVLIMDEPTAALTGSEVARLFGVVRTLREQGSAVLFISHRLEEIFELCQRVTTLRDGAWIASEPLSDLDEDGLVRRMVGRDLEELYPKQVTEIGEVALSVRRLTREGVFTDVSFDVRRGEIVGLAGLVGAGRSEVARAVFGVDRFDAGEIEVLGRALPPGAPSLAMAAGIALVPEDRRAQGLVMDMSIERNIGLTGFAATSRAGLMSRRSERSRAVDWATRLQVKYARLADVVGTLSGGNQQKVVLAKWLATAPQVLIVDEPTRGIDVGTKAEVHRLLSSLAADGVAVLMISSDLPEILGMADRVLVMHEGRLTAEIPRSQATEETVMAAATGRTDRERKAA is encoded by the coding sequence ATGACTCATCCCGAACCGGAGACCACTCCGGTGCTCGCCCTGGAGGGAGTGAGTAAAGCCTTCGGCGCCGTCCGGGCCCTGCGCGACGTGTCCCTGCGACTGTACGCGGGCGAGGCCCACGCCCTGGCGGGCGAGAACGGTGCGGGCAAGTCCACGTTGATCAAGACTCTCGCAGGCGTGCACCGTCCGGACACCGGTACGGTCCTCCTCGACGGCAAGCCGGTGGACTTCCACAGCCCGGCGGACGCCCGGGACGCGGGGATCGCGGTGATCTACCAGGAGCCGACGCTCTTCCCCGACCTGTCGGTCGCCGAGAACATCTTCATCGGCCGGCAGCCCCGCCGTTCGCTGGGCAGGGTGGACCACCGTGCGGTCAGGAAGGCGGCGGCCGACCTCTTCGCGCGCCTCGGTGTCGCCCTCGACCCCGACCAGCCGGCCCGCGGCCTGTCCATCGCCGACCAGCAGCTGGTGGAGATCGCCAAGGCCCTCTCCTTCGACGCGCGTGTCCTGATCATGGACGAGCCGACGGCGGCTCTCACCGGCAGCGAGGTCGCCCGGCTGTTCGGCGTCGTCAGGACGCTCCGCGAGCAGGGCTCGGCGGTGCTGTTCATCTCGCACCGCCTGGAGGAGATCTTCGAGCTGTGCCAGCGGGTCACCACGCTGCGGGACGGCGCCTGGATCGCCAGTGAGCCGCTCTCCGACCTCGACGAGGACGGTCTGGTGCGCCGCATGGTCGGCCGCGATCTGGAGGAGCTCTATCCCAAGCAGGTGACCGAGATCGGCGAGGTCGCCCTCAGCGTGCGCCGGCTGACGCGCGAAGGCGTGTTCACCGACGTGTCCTTCGACGTACGCCGCGGCGAGATCGTCGGCCTGGCCGGCCTCGTCGGGGCGGGCCGCAGCGAAGTGGCCCGGGCCGTCTTCGGCGTCGACAGGTTCGACGCCGGCGAGATCGAGGTGCTCGGCCGCGCACTTCCTCCGGGGGCCCCGAGTCTGGCCATGGCCGCCGGGATCGCCCTGGTGCCGGAGGACCGCCGGGCACAGGGCCTGGTGATGGACATGTCCATCGAGAGGAACATCGGCCTCACCGGCTTCGCGGCGACGTCCCGGGCCGGGCTGATGAGCCGGCGCTCCGAGCGCAGCCGGGCCGTGGACTGGGCGACCAGGCTCCAGGTGAAGTACGCACGCCTGGCCGACGTCGTCGGGACACTCTCGGGCGGCAACCAGCAGAAGGTCGTCCTGGCCAAATGGCTCGCCACGGCTCCCCAGGTGCTGATCGTCGACGAGCCGACACGCGGTATCGACGTCGGGACGAAGGCCGAGGTGCACCGCCTGCTGTCCTCGCTCGCAGCCGATGGCGTGGCCGTGCTGATGATCTCGTCCGATCTGCCGGAGATCCTCGGCATGGCGGACCGGGTCCTGGTGATGCACGAGGGCCGGCTGACCGCGGAGATCCCCCGGTCCCAGGCGACCGAGGAGACCGTGATGGCCGCCGCGACGGGCCGCACCGACCGAGAGAGGAAGGCGGCATGA
- the rhaI gene encoding L-rhamnose isomerase, with protein sequence MPDITAVKAALAGQRVETPSWGYGNSGTRFKVFAQPGVPRTPREKLDDAAKVHEFTGITPRVSLHIPWDKVDDYAALAVHAKDRGLELGAINSNTFQDDDYKLGSVCHPDAAVRRKAVAHLLECVDIMDATGSRDLKLWFADGTNYPGQDDVAARQDRLAEALRAVYERLGEDQRMLLEYKFFEPAFYTTDVPDWGTAYAHCLKLGEKAQVVVDTGHHAPGTNIEFIVAVLLREGKLGGFDFNSRFYADDDLMVGAADPFQIFRILHEVIKNGGLDPATGVAFMLDQCHNVEAKIPAIIRSVMNVQEATAKALLVDAEALAAAQAEGDVLAANAVLMDAYNTDVRPLLAEVREEKGLNPDPVAAYRADGWQERIAAERVGGEQAGWGA encoded by the coding sequence ATGCCTGACATCACTGCCGTGAAAGCCGCACTCGCCGGCCAGCGCGTCGAGACGCCTTCCTGGGGTTACGGCAACTCCGGAACGCGTTTCAAGGTGTTCGCGCAGCCCGGCGTGCCGCGCACCCCGCGCGAGAAGCTGGACGACGCGGCGAAGGTGCACGAGTTCACCGGCATCACGCCCCGGGTGTCGTTGCACATCCCCTGGGACAAGGTGGACGACTACGCGGCGCTGGCCGTGCACGCGAAGGACCGCGGCCTGGAACTGGGCGCGATCAACTCCAACACCTTCCAGGACGACGACTACAAGCTCGGCAGCGTCTGCCACCCGGACGCCGCCGTGCGCCGCAAGGCGGTGGCCCACCTGCTGGAGTGCGTCGACATCATGGACGCCACCGGCTCCCGCGACCTCAAGCTCTGGTTCGCCGACGGCACCAACTATCCGGGCCAGGACGACGTCGCGGCCCGCCAGGACCGCCTCGCCGAGGCGCTCCGGGCCGTCTACGAGCGCCTGGGCGAGGACCAGCGGATGCTCCTGGAGTACAAGTTCTTCGAGCCCGCCTTCTACACCACCGACGTCCCCGACTGGGGCACCGCCTACGCCCACTGCCTGAAGCTCGGCGAGAAGGCACAGGTCGTCGTGGACACCGGCCACCACGCGCCCGGCACCAACATCGAGTTCATCGTGGCCGTGCTGCTGCGCGAGGGGAAGCTGGGGGGCTTCGACTTCAACTCCCGCTTCTACGCCGACGACGACCTGATGGTCGGCGCCGCCGACCCCTTCCAGATCTTCCGGATCCTGCACGAGGTCATCAAGAACGGCGGCCTGGACCCGGCCACCGGCGTGGCCTTCATGCTCGACCAGTGCCACAACGTCGAGGCGAAGATCCCGGCGATCATCCGCTCGGTGATGAACGTCCAGGAAGCCACCGCCAAGGCCCTGCTGGTCGACGCCGAAGCGCTGGCCGCCGCGCAGGCCGAGGGCGACGTCCTGGCGGCCAACGCCGTCCTGATGGACGCCTACAACACCGATGTTCGGCCCTTGCTGGCCGAGGTCCGTGAGGAGAAGGGCCTGAACCCCGACCCGGTCGCCGCCTACCGCGCCGACGGCTGGCAGGAGCGGATCGCCGCGGAGCGCGTGGGCGGCGAGCAGGCCGGCTGGGGCGCGTAG
- a CDS encoding bifunctional rhamnulose-1-phosphate aldolase/short-chain dehydrogenase, whose translation MASAIHPEVAGLLARSHRLGSDPRNTNYAGGNTSAKGTTTDPVTGGETELLWVKGSGGDLGTLKAEGLAALRLDRLRALKAVYPGVEREDEMVAAFDYCLHGKGGAAPSIDTAMHGLVDAAHVDHLHPDSGIALACAADGEKLTAECFGDKVVWVPWRRPGFQLGLDIAAIKEANPQAIGCVLGGHGVTAWGGTSEECEANSLHIIRTAEAFLAEKGRPEPFGPVTEGHEPLPDDERRARAAALAPHVRAVASADFPQVGHFTDSEVVLDFLSRAEHPRLAALGTSCPDHFLRTKVRPLVLDLPADAPLEQAVARLAELHTEYRAEYRAYYERHAVAGSPAMRGADPAIVLVPGVGMFSFGKDKQTARVAGEFYVNAINVMRGAEAVSSYSPIEESEKFRIEYWDLEEAKLRRMPAPKPLATRVALVTGAGSGIGRAVAGRLVADGACVVVADLDGTAAATVAEELGGPDRAVAVTVDVTSEEQIAHAFREAVLAFGGVDLVVNNAGISISKPLLETTAKDWDLQHDIMARGSFLVSREAARVMIAQKLGGDIIYIASKNGVFAGPNNIAYGATKADQAHQVRLLAAELGEHGIRVNGVNPDGVVRGSGIFAHGWGAQRAAVYGVEEDKLGEFYAQRTLLKREVLPEHVANAVFALTGGDLSHTTGLHIPVDAGVAAAFLR comes from the coding sequence ATGGCCTCCGCCATCCACCCTGAAGTCGCCGGGCTCCTGGCGCGGTCGCACCGGCTCGGCTCCGACCCGCGCAACACCAACTACGCGGGCGGGAACACGTCCGCCAAGGGCACCACCACCGATCCCGTCACCGGCGGCGAGACGGAACTGCTGTGGGTGAAGGGCTCCGGCGGCGACCTGGGCACGCTGAAGGCCGAAGGACTGGCCGCGCTGCGCCTCGACCGGCTGCGCGCCCTGAAGGCCGTCTATCCGGGTGTCGAGCGCGAGGACGAGATGGTCGCCGCGTTCGACTACTGCCTGCACGGCAAGGGCGGCGCCGCGCCCTCCATCGACACGGCCATGCACGGCCTGGTCGACGCCGCCCATGTGGACCACCTGCACCCCGACTCCGGTATCGCACTGGCCTGTGCGGCCGACGGCGAGAAGCTGACCGCCGAATGCTTCGGTGACAAGGTCGTGTGGGTGCCGTGGCGGCGCCCCGGGTTCCAGCTCGGCCTGGACATCGCCGCGATCAAGGAGGCCAACCCGCAGGCCATCGGCTGCGTCCTCGGCGGCCACGGTGTCACCGCCTGGGGCGGCACGTCCGAGGAGTGCGAGGCCAACTCGCTCCACATCATCCGCACCGCCGAGGCGTTCCTCGCGGAGAAGGGCCGCCCCGAACCGTTCGGTCCGGTCACCGAGGGCCACGAGCCGCTGCCCGACGACGAACGGCGGGCCCGCGCCGCTGCTCTCGCCCCGCACGTCCGCGCCGTCGCGTCCGCCGACTTCCCGCAGGTCGGTCACTTCACGGACTCCGAGGTGGTGCTGGACTTCCTCTCCCGCGCCGAACACCCGCGCCTCGCGGCCCTCGGCACGTCCTGCCCCGACCACTTCCTGCGCACCAAGGTCCGCCCGCTGGTCCTGGACCTGCCCGCCGACGCGCCGCTCGAGCAGGCGGTCGCCCGCCTCGCGGAGCTGCACACCGAATACCGCGCCGAGTACCGGGCCTACTACGAGCGGCACGCCGTCGCCGGCTCGCCGGCCATGCGCGGCGCCGACCCCGCGATCGTCCTGGTGCCGGGCGTCGGCATGTTCTCCTTCGGCAAGGACAAGCAGACCGCACGCGTCGCCGGCGAGTTCTACGTCAACGCGATCAACGTGATGCGCGGCGCAGAGGCCGTCTCCTCCTACAGCCCCATCGAGGAGTCGGAGAAGTTCCGCATCGAGTACTGGGACCTGGAGGAGGCCAAGCTCCGGCGGATGCCGGCGCCCAAGCCGCTGGCCACCAGGGTCGCGCTGGTCACCGGCGCCGGCTCCGGCATCGGCAGGGCCGTCGCCGGCCGGCTGGTCGCCGACGGCGCCTGCGTCGTGGTCGCCGACCTCGACGGCACGGCCGCGGCGACCGTCGCCGAGGAACTGGGCGGACCGGACAGGGCCGTCGCCGTGACCGTGGACGTCACCAGCGAGGAGCAGATCGCCCACGCCTTCCGCGAGGCCGTGCTCGCCTTCGGCGGGGTCGACCTGGTCGTCAACAACGCGGGCATCTCCATCTCCAAGCCGCTGCTGGAGACCACGGCCAAGGACTGGGACCTCCAGCACGACATCATGGCCCGCGGCTCCTTCCTGGTCTCCCGCGAGGCCGCCCGCGTGATGATCGCGCAGAAGCTCGGCGGCGACATCATCTACATCGCCTCCAAGAACGGCGTCTTCGCGGGCCCCAACAACATCGCCTACGGCGCGACCAAGGCCGACCAGGCGCACCAGGTCCGGCTGCTGGCGGCCGAGCTCGGCGAGCACGGCATCCGCGTCAACGGCGTCAACCCAGACGGAGTCGTCCGCGGCTCGGGCATCTTCGCCCACGGCTGGGGCGCCCAGCGGGCCGCCGTGTACGGCGTGGAGGAGGACAAGCTCGGCGAGTTCTACGCCCAGCGCACGCTCCTCAAGCGTGAGGTGCTGCCCGAGCACGTGGCGAACGCGGTCTTCGCCCTCACCGGCGGCGACCTGTCCCACACCACCGGGCTGCACATCCCGGTGGACGCGGGCGTCGCCGCGGCCTTCCTGCGCTGA
- a CDS encoding rhamnulokinase gives MTSTPASSGSPSAFAAVDLGATSGRVILGRVGPDSLDLTEAHRFPNTPVVLPDGLHWNVLALFQGTLDGLREAARAGGVISVGVDSWAVDYGLLDADGVLLGPPYHYRDDRTDRAAERVWPRVGPEELYRTTGLQHLPFNTVFQLAAAADSAQLQAARTLLLIPDLLIHLLTGSVGAEATNASTTGLFDARTGTWSRELLDRLSIDPALLPPLRRPGDPAGTLLAHVAAATGLDARTPVVTVASHDTASAVAAVPATEPNFAYISCGTWSLAGLELEAPVLTEASRAANFTNELGVDGTVRYLRNIMGMWLLEECRRTWERQGPSADLPALLADAARAEPFGAVIDPDDPEFLAPGDMPERIRDHCRRTGQPVPDGRGAVVRCILESLALAHRRTLRRAAELAGRDITHIHLVGGGSRNELLCRFTADATGLPVIAGPTEATALGNILVQARAAGLVSDLGAMRRLIASTQQLRRYTPSGDTSAWDAAAARLAPAEGNV, from the coding sequence GTGACCAGCACCCCGGCCTCCTCGGGCTCTCCCTCCGCATTCGCCGCGGTCGACCTCGGGGCCACCAGCGGCAGGGTGATCCTCGGCCGAGTCGGGCCCGACTCCCTCGATCTGACCGAGGCCCACCGGTTCCCCAACACCCCCGTCGTCCTGCCCGACGGGCTGCACTGGAACGTCCTCGCCCTCTTCCAGGGCACCCTCGACGGCCTGCGGGAAGCCGCCCGCGCCGGCGGTGTGATCTCCGTCGGGGTGGACAGCTGGGCGGTGGACTACGGTCTCCTCGACGCCGACGGCGTCCTCCTCGGCCCTCCCTACCACTACCGGGACGACCGCACCGACCGCGCCGCCGAACGTGTGTGGCCGCGGGTCGGACCCGAGGAGCTGTACCGGACCACCGGACTGCAGCACCTGCCGTTCAACACCGTCTTCCAGCTCGCCGCCGCCGCGGACAGCGCCCAGTTGCAGGCTGCCCGCACCCTGCTGCTGATCCCGGACCTGCTGATCCACCTGCTGACCGGATCCGTCGGAGCGGAGGCGACCAACGCCTCCACCACCGGCCTCTTCGACGCCCGCACCGGCACCTGGTCCAGGGAACTCCTCGACCGGCTGTCCATCGACCCCGCTCTGCTGCCCCCGCTCCGCCGCCCCGGTGACCCGGCCGGCACCCTCCTTGCGCACGTCGCCGCCGCTACCGGCCTCGACGCGCGGACACCCGTGGTCACCGTCGCCTCGCACGACACCGCCTCCGCCGTCGCCGCCGTTCCGGCCACCGAGCCGAACTTCGCCTACATCTCGTGCGGCACCTGGTCCCTGGCGGGCCTCGAGCTGGAGGCCCCGGTCCTCACCGAAGCCTCCCGGGCCGCGAACTTCACCAACGAGCTGGGCGTGGACGGCACCGTCCGCTACCTCCGCAACATCATGGGCATGTGGCTGCTGGAGGAGTGCCGCCGGACCTGGGAAAGGCAAGGCCCGTCCGCGGACCTTCCCGCGCTGCTCGCCGATGCGGCCCGCGCCGAGCCGTTCGGCGCGGTCATCGACCCGGACGACCCCGAGTTCCTCGCCCCGGGCGACATGCCGGAACGGATCCGGGACCACTGCCGCCGCACCGGCCAGCCGGTCCCGGACGGCCGAGGCGCCGTGGTCCGCTGCATCCTGGAGAGCCTGGCCCTGGCCCACCGCCGCACACTGCGCCGGGCGGCCGAACTCGCCGGTCGCGACATCACGCACATCCACCTCGTCGGTGGAGGCTCGCGCAACGAACTGCTCTGCCGGTTCACCGCCGACGCCACCGGACTCCCCGTCATCGCCGGTCCCACGGAAGCCACCGCCCTCGGCAACATCCTCGTTCAGGCCAGAGCGGCCGGACTGGTGTCGGACCTGGGCGCCATGCGCCGGCTCATCGCCTCCACCCAGCAGCTCAGGCGCTACACCCCGAGCGGCGACACGTCCGCCTGGGACGCGGCTGCCGCCCGGCTCGCCCCCGCCGAGGGGAACGTCTGA
- a CDS encoding FadR/GntR family transcriptional regulator, whose amino-acid sequence MAAEWRPVRQSRTHELVLESIEERLLSGELKAGDRLPPERELAPVLGVSRSALREALRVMETIGVLAAQVGRGPDSGARIVRNPDDALGRLLRLHLALGSYDLQDVLEARVVLERSSFEAAARSAPEEPLAEAAEILDRMQRDDIGVAEFNELDTRFHIQIARSSGNQLISTLTSAVRESVRTLILEAEEADGTWPATAAALNAEHTELLRLVRAGEGARAADLAERHIRGFHGKLVQDTDTDTDTDADADTDTDADADT is encoded by the coding sequence ATGGCAGCCGAATGGCGTCCCGTGCGGCAGTCAAGGACACATGAGCTCGTCCTCGAGAGCATCGAGGAACGGCTGCTGTCCGGCGAGTTGAAGGCGGGCGACCGTTTGCCGCCCGAGCGCGAGCTCGCGCCTGTCCTGGGAGTGAGCAGGTCCGCGCTGCGCGAGGCCCTGCGCGTGATGGAGACGATCGGTGTACTGGCCGCGCAGGTGGGGCGGGGCCCCGACTCCGGGGCACGCATCGTCCGCAATCCCGACGACGCCCTCGGCCGGCTGCTGCGACTGCATCTGGCACTCGGGAGCTACGACCTCCAGGACGTGCTCGAGGCCCGGGTCGTGCTCGAGCGGTCGAGCTTCGAGGCGGCGGCGCGCTCGGCGCCCGAGGAACCGCTCGCCGAGGCGGCGGAGATCCTCGACCGGATGCAGCGGGACGACATCGGCGTCGCGGAGTTCAACGAACTGGACACGCGCTTCCACATCCAGATCGCCCGCAGCTCCGGCAACCAGCTGATCTCCACGCTGACGTCCGCGGTCCGCGAGTCCGTGCGCACGCTGATCCTGGAGGCGGAGGAGGCGGACGGGACCTGGCCGGCGACCGCGGCCGCTCTCAACGCCGAGCACACCGAACTGCTGCGCCTGGTCCGCGCGGGAGAGGGCGCCCGAGCGGCCGACCTCGCCGAGCGCCACATCCGCGGCTTCCACGGCAAGCTCGTGCAGGACACGGACACGGACACGGACACGGACGCGGACGCCGACACGGACACGGACGCCGACGCGGATACGTAG
- a CDS encoding (Fe-S)-binding protein: MRIGLFATCLGDTLFPDAVKATALLLTRLGHELVFPPGQTCCGQMHVNTGYQREPVPLVRNFTEQFGDSSIEAVVMPSGSCAGSVRHQHEIIAERYGDAALRSGVAGVKAKTYELSELLVDVLDVVDVGAYFPHRVTYHPTCHSLRMLRVGDKPLRLLRAVDGIDLVELPEADACCGFGGTFAVKNAETSTAMLGDKVAAVTGTGAAVCTAGDSSCLMHIGGGLSRIKAGTTTLHLAQILAATRTSPYPLTEVAR; this comes from the coding sequence GTGCGAATCGGACTCTTCGCCACCTGCCTCGGAGACACACTCTTCCCCGACGCGGTGAAAGCCACCGCGCTGCTGCTCACCCGGCTCGGCCATGAGCTGGTCTTCCCGCCGGGGCAGACCTGCTGCGGGCAGATGCACGTGAACACGGGCTATCAGCGGGAGCCGGTCCCGCTCGTGCGGAACTTCACGGAGCAGTTCGGCGACAGCTCCATCGAGGCCGTGGTCATGCCCTCGGGCTCGTGTGCCGGTTCCGTACGGCACCAGCACGAGATCATCGCCGAGCGCTACGGGGACGCGGCGCTGCGGTCCGGTGTCGCCGGCGTCAAGGCCAAGACGTACGAGCTGTCCGAGCTGCTGGTCGACGTGCTCGATGTCGTGGACGTCGGCGCCTACTTCCCGCACCGGGTCACCTACCACCCCACCTGCCACTCCCTGCGCATGCTGCGCGTCGGCGACAAGCCGCTGCGGCTGCTGCGCGCCGTCGACGGCATCGACCTGGTGGAACTGCCCGAGGCGGACGCGTGCTGCGGCTTCGGCGGCACGTTCGCCGTGAAGAACGCCGAGACCTCGACCGCGATGCTCGGCGACAAAGTGGCGGCGGTGACCGGCACGGGCGCGGCCGTCTGCACGGCGGGCGACTCCTCGTGCCTCATGCACATCGGGGGCGGGCTCTCCCGCATCAAGGCCGGGACCACGACCCTGCACCTCGCCCAGATCCTCGCCGCCACCCGTACCTCGCCGTACCCCCTGACGGAGGTCGCACGATGA